In Bombus fervidus isolate BK054 chromosome 11, iyBomFerv1, whole genome shotgun sequence, a single genomic region encodes these proteins:
- the L(3)l1231 gene encoding zf-C3Hc3H domain-containing lethal (3) L1231, producing MKVPISENSNMDNKLKFSDRLKALLKTEARQDVDPYIFSEPEPFGTATGRNVSVVSSKNSKVMQNCKNSKTKEKCMKQRIRITSVPDAEFKAVQDRAVELDADCSVGGGGSGSGDGEHIDYKFAKAIQQKQHHIENLQRLKNRKQSRDHTLLYYPRAGDEISDSDSSGDEMTIYQRYWFSGESTSTLNRSARLSQLRSQLRRRLLQLHKGGTDSEILLRDRARCLLEAACKDPASTARALSGSPNTSKVVDGPLLVGGLCGAEGCQQISLPCTRHCSRHIMLNGDQLLFEHCTAKFSDNTQCCIPVFDVAHELPLCPEHARKRDNYHRKAQESKPKKARKRPTSPTIPRPKSKSRPKKRKRPLANKLEIKDPTLVHEESQYLNQINSSENQTKTLNNLNTVAQGTSNSANLNLGLGLGLGGGLKDLGDHEVFPSLDPAEHDFGNVLNNLPADAFNDLFIEGRNGEYEPSREEEEELERALEAVDKDVRNLERMGQTHGLLEPALLAQLMSDIAS from the exons ATGAAGGTCCCTATATCCGAAAACTCAAACATGGACAATAAATTGAAGTTTTCGGATCGGTTGAAGGCTTTGCTGAAAACTGAGGCTCGTCAAGATGTCGATCCATATATTTTCAGTGAACCAGAGCCATTTGGTACAGCGACAGGAAGAAATGTTTCAGTAGTGTCGTCTAAAAATTCTAAAGTAAtgcaaaattgcaaaaatagtaagactaaagaaaaatgtatgaaaCAAAGAATAAGGATAACATCCGTACCAGATGCGGAATTCAAAGCTGTACAAGACCGTGCTGTAGAATTAGATGCTGATTGTAGTGTTGGTGGTGGTGGCAGTGGTAGTGGTGATGGTGAACATATAGAttataaatttgcaaaagCAATTCAACAGAAACAGCatcatattgaaaatttacaaagaCTAAAAAATAGAAAGCAAAGTCGGGACCATACACTATTGTATTATCCTAGAGCTGGGGATGAAATATCAGATAGTGATTCTAGTGGAGATGAAATGACAATTTATCAACGTTATTGGTTTTCTGGAGAAAGCACTTCAACATTGAATCGTTCTGCACGCCTTTCTCAATTGCGTTCCCAACTAAGAAGAAGATTACTTCAGTTACATAAAGGTGGGACAGACTCAGAAATTTTGTTACGTGATAGAGCTAGATGTCTGTTAGAAGCTGCTTGCAAGGATCCTGCATCTACAGCAAGAGCTTTAAGTGGTTCTCCAAATACAAGTAAAGTGGTTGACGGGCCACTTCTAGTTGGTGGGCTTTGTGGAGCTGAAGGATGTCAACAGATATCTCTGCCCTGTACTCGCCATTGTTCTCGTCATATTATGTTGAATGGAGATCAACTTTTATTCGAACATTGCACTGCCAAATTTAGTGATAATACACAATGTTGTATTCCTGTGTTTGATGTTGCACATGAATTACCTCTTTGTCCAGAACATGCAAGGAAAAGAGATAATTATCATCGTAAAGCCCAAGAGTCTAAACCAAAGAAAGCTCGTAAAAGACCAACATCTCCTACAATTCCCAGGCCTAAATCAAAATCTAGGCCAAAGAAACGAAAGCGGCCTCTTGCAAATAAACTTGAGATTAAAGATCCTACTCTAGTACATGAAGAGAGTCAATATTTGAATCAAATAAACTCTAGTGAAAATCAGACAAAAACtttgaataatttgaataCTGTAGCACAAGGAACTTCAAATTCTGCTAACTTAAATTTAGGATTAGGACTTGGTCTTGGAGGAGGACTTAAAGATCTGGGAGATCATGAAGTGTTTCCTTCTTTGGATCCTGCAGAGCATGATTTTGGCAATGTGCTCAACAACTTACCTGCTGATGCTTTTAATGACCTCTTTATTG AAGGCAGAAATGGGGAATATGAACCAtcaagagaagaagaagaagaattggAGCGAGCATTAGAGGCAGTGGATAAGGATGTACGAAATTTGGAAAGAATGGGGCAAACACATGGACTTTTAGAGCCAGCTTTATTGGCTCAACTTATGTCAGATATTGCTTCGTAG